In a single window of the Candidatus Schekmanbacteria bacterium genome:
- the nth gene encoding endonuclease III: protein MADNKEKKRVEKIIEILDKTYPQAKCALNHKNPYQLLVATILSAQCTDKRVNMVTKDLFKKYPTIKDIAEANQKEFEEDIRTTGFFRNKAKNIIAASKMIIEKFNGKVPKTMDELLTLPGVARKTANIVLNSGYGITVGIAVDTHVKRLSQRLGLTKETNPDKIEKDLMNIIPKEKWGDLNHQLIEHGRQICFARNPKCENCTLSTVCPSAGKC, encoded by the coding sequence ATGGCAGACAATAAAGAGAAAAAAAGGGTTGAAAAGATCATCGAGATTCTTGATAAAACATATCCTCAGGCAAAATGCGCTCTTAACCACAAAAACCCTTATCAGCTTCTTGTAGCAACAATTCTTTCTGCGCAATGCACTGACAAGCGAGTCAATATGGTAACAAAAGATTTATTCAAAAAATATCCCACTATAAAAGATATTGCCGAAGCAAACCAAAAAGAGTTCGAGGAAGATATTCGCACAACAGGATTTTTCAGAAACAAGGCGAAAAACATCATTGCCGCATCAAAGATGATTATTGAAAAATTTAACGGTAAAGTCCCAAAAACAATGGATGAACTTCTTACTCTTCCCGGAGTTGCGCGAAAAACAGCAAATATCGTTCTTAATTCCGGTTATGGAATAACTGTGGGAATTGCGGTAGATACCCATGTAAAACGGCTTTCACAGCGTTTAGGACTGACAAAGGAAACAAATCCCGACAAGATTGAAAAAGACCTGATGAATATAATACCAAAAGAGAAATGGGGAGATTTAAATCATCAGCTAATCGAACACGGACGACAAATCTGTTTTGCAAGGAATCCCAAATGTGAAAACTGCACACTATCAACAGTATGTCCTTCGGCTGGAAAATGTTAA
- a CDS encoding CoA transferase, producing the protein MSGNGKVKPLEGIRVLGVENQVAGPYCTMMLAAQGAEVIKIEAPGRGDSAREMGPIIKNDKGDKFSGYFLRFNRNKKGITLDINSDKGKEIFKELVKKSDVVVENFRPGFMDKNGIGYKVLKEINPRLIYAAISGFGQMEGYEGPYQKRTAFDMVVQAMGGLMHNVGEADGPPNWLGIALGDLYSGVMAAYGILLAIITREKTGEGQFIDSSMYDNIISLNERALTVYSLTGKVIGRGQESLVYPIGPFKVKDGYIAMIIPIESIWARLCETIGRPELANDERFNSGPKRAQNKDQLQPILDEWLKDKTKKEAEELLLAGRVPVGIVQDAKDIFECPHANARKMFPEIEQPPIGKVKVVDLPLKMSGVEKVQAGPAPLLGQHTDEVLTNVLNLSSDEIAKLREEKVI; encoded by the coding sequence ATGAGTGGGAATGGAAAAGTTAAACCCCTTGAAGGGATTCGTGTGCTTGGAGTTGAAAATCAAGTTGCTGGACCATACTGCACAATGATGCTTGCGGCGCAAGGCGCAGAGGTAATAAAGATAGAAGCTCCCGGCAGAGGAGATTCAGCACGAGAAATGGGACCAATTATAAAGAATGACAAAGGTGATAAATTCAGCGGTTATTTTCTACGCTTCAATAGAAACAAGAAAGGCATCACCCTTGACATAAACAGTGACAAGGGAAAAGAAATCTTTAAAGAGCTCGTAAAGAAAAGTGATGTCGTAGTAGAAAATTTTAGACCCGGCTTTATGGACAAAAACGGCATCGGCTATAAGGTACTGAAAGAAATAAACCCTCGCCTTATATATGCCGCCATAAGCGGTTTCGGACAGATGGAAGGCTATGAGGGACCTTATCAAAAACGCACTGCCTTTGATATGGTTGTGCAGGCAATGGGAGGTCTTATGCACAATGTTGGAGAAGCCGATGGTCCGCCAAACTGGCTCGGTATTGCCTTAGGAGATTTATATTCTGGCGTAATGGCTGCTTATGGAATTCTTCTTGCCATTATTACAAGAGAAAAAACTGGGGAAGGTCAATTTATAGACAGTTCTATGTATGACAATATTATCTCTTTAAATGAAAGGGCTTTGACAGTTTATTCACTGACAGGCAAAGTTATTGGACGGGGGCAGGAATCTCTTGTCTATCCTATTGGTCCTTTCAAAGTCAAGGATGGCTATATTGCAATGATTATTCCCATCGAGTCGATCTGGGCACGACTTTGTGAAACAATTGGAAGACCTGAATTGGCAAATGATGAAAGGTTCAATTCAGGTCCGAAAAGAGCACAAAACAAAGATCAGCTTCAGCCCATACTCGATGAATGGCTAAAAGATAAAACGAAAAAGGAAGCTGAAGAACTGCTTCTGGCAGGCAGAGTTCCGGTGGGAATTGTTCAGGATGCAAAAGACATTTTCGAATGTCCTCACGCCAATGCAAGAAAGATGTTTCCTGAAATTGAACAACCACCCATAGGGAAGGTAAAGGTAGTTGACCTGCCTCTCAAGATGTCTGGTGTTGAGAAGGTTCAGGCAGGTCCGGCGCCATTGCTTGGACAGCATACAGATGAAGTTCTTACAAATGTACTTAATTTGAGTAGTGATGAAATAGCAAAATTGAGAGAAGAAAAAGTTATTTAA
- a CDS encoding methylmalonyl-CoA mutase, translating into MDKNKLEEIKKRKKEWEEKVFAEHIKQFPEREGTEKTNSGLPVEPLYTPVEAEKEGFDYLKDLGFPGEYPYTRGIAPGMFRTQLWTMAQYSGFGTAEDTNKRYKYLISKGQKGNSVAFDLPTQLGYDSDHPMARGEVGKVGVAVDSLRDFEILFDGISIGEIRQSMTINATAPIILAMFIAIAEKQGIPTTDLEVFMQNDILKEYIARGAYIFPVKPSLKLVTDIYEYCSKNMPKSSPQRICGYHIREAGANAVQEIAFTLSNAISYLNAAKERGLNVDDFAHGLLIFLSGDSEFFEEIAKFRTCRRMWARMMKERFGAKDPRSMQIRFFGYSAGSTMTAQQPLNNIIRVSLEALAMILGGGNIIFLSSYDESLALPSEESVTIALRTQQIIAEESGIAKTVDPIGGSYYVESLCNRLEKEANEYIKKIDEMGGSIAAIEKGYIQEEIAKEAYKTQKKIETGEKVVVGVNKYKDTKEVKREILKVDPEVERRQIERLNQVRKERNNDNVKQILNRLRDVAVSKDNIMPFMIEAVKNYVTIGEICDVLRDVYGKYESKIYL; encoded by the coding sequence ATGGATAAAAACAAATTGGAAGAAATCAAGAAAAGAAAGAAAGAATGGGAGGAAAAGGTTTTTGCCGAGCATATAAAACAATTTCCTGAAAGAGAAGGAACAGAAAAAACAAACTCAGGATTGCCAGTAGAACCACTCTATACACCTGTGGAAGCTGAAAAAGAAGGATTTGATTATCTGAAGGATTTGGGCTTCCCCGGTGAATATCCATATACAAGAGGGATTGCACCCGGAATGTTTCGCACACAACTGTGGACTATGGCGCAATACTCGGGATTCGGAACAGCGGAAGATACAAACAAGCGATACAAATATTTAATTTCCAAAGGACAAAAAGGCAATAGTGTTGCTTTCGACCTTCCGACACAGCTCGGCTACGATTCCGATCATCCTATGGCAAGAGGAGAGGTTGGTAAGGTTGGGGTAGCAGTTGACAGTTTGAGAGACTTTGAAATCCTCTTCGATGGAATTTCAATAGGGGAAATCAGGCAATCGATGACGATCAATGCAACTGCTCCTATCATTCTTGCAATGTTCATTGCAATAGCTGAAAAACAAGGGATTCCCACTACTGACCTTGAAGTCTTTATGCAAAATGACATTTTAAAGGAATATATAGCGCGGGGTGCATACATATTCCCTGTAAAACCATCATTGAAACTTGTTACAGATATCTATGAATACTGCTCGAAAAATATGCCTAAATCATCTCCGCAAAGAATTTGCGGTTACCATATCAGAGAAGCAGGCGCCAATGCCGTGCAGGAAATCGCTTTTACACTATCTAATGCAATCAGTTATCTAAATGCGGCAAAGGAAAGAGGGCTCAATGTTGATGATTTTGCACATGGTTTGTTGATATTCCTTTCAGGTGATAGTGAATTTTTCGAAGAAATTGCAAAGTTTAGAACCTGCCGAAGGATGTGGGCACGAATGATGAAGGAAAGATTTGGCGCAAAAGATCCACGCTCGATGCAAATCAGATTTTTTGGTTACAGCGCCGGTTCAACAATGACGGCTCAACAGCCGCTTAACAATATAATCCGCGTCTCACTCGAAGCTTTAGCTATGATTCTTGGTGGTGGCAATATTATTTTTCTTTCCTCTTATGATGAATCACTTGCTCTTCCCTCTGAAGAATCTGTAACTATCGCCCTTCGCACCCAACAAATAATAGCTGAAGAATCTGGAATCGCAAAGACTGTAGACCCCATCGGCGGGTCCTATTATGTTGAATCCCTTTGCAATAGATTGGAAAAGGAAGCCAATGAATACATAAAAAAGATAGATGAAATGGGCGGTTCGATAGCTGCAATCGAAAAGGGATATATTCAGGAAGAAATTGCAAAAGAGGCTTACAAAACGCAGAAGAAGATTGAAACAGGGGAAAAGGTTGTTGTCGGTGTTAATAAATATAAAGATACAAAAGAAGTAAAAAGAGAAATTCTAAAGGTTGACCCTGAAGTCGAAAGACGCCAAATCGAGCGTCTAAATCAGGTAAGGAAAGAGAGAAACAATGATAATGTGAAACAGATTCTCAACCGTCTAAGAGATGTTGCTGTCTCAAAGGATAATATAATGCCTTTTATGATTGAAGCGGTAAAAAATTATGTGACTATTGGAGAAATTTGTGATGTTTTAAGGGATGTTTATGGGAAATATGAAAGTAAGATTTATCTGTAA
- a CDS encoding 3'-phosphoesterase, whose amino-acid sequence MTLDEYKKKRNFKKTSEPIGEEVKASSGKLKYAIQEHHASHLHYDLRLEYDGVLLSWAIPKKPEKEGKAKRLAVQTEDHPLGYETFEGEIPKGEYGAGTVKIWDSGFWTPLEMSEDKIIAEISGEKLSGVWCLIRLKKDKFGKSGESKKNWLFFKKQN is encoded by the coding sequence ATGACTCTCGACGAATATAAAAAGAAAAGAAACTTCAAGAAAACCTCAGAACCGATAGGTGAGGAAGTGAAAGCTTCAAGTGGAAAGCTAAAATATGCCATTCAGGAGCATCACGCCTCGCATCTCCATTACGACCTTCGCCTTGAATATGACGGAGTCCTTCTTTCGTGGGCAATTCCCAAAAAACCGGAAAAGGAGGGCAAAGCAAAACGCCTCGCCGTGCAGACTGAAGACCATCCTTTAGGCTATGAAACCTTTGAAGGCGAAATCCCCAAAGGCGAATATGGCGCAGGGACAGTAAAGATATGGGATTCGGGATTCTGGACTCCACTTGAGATGAGCGAAGACAAGATAATCGCCGAAATCAGCGGGGAAAAACTTTCAGGTGTGTGGTGTCTTATCAGATTGAAGAAGGATAAATTCGGCAAGAGTGGAGAAAGTAAGAAGAATTGGCTGTTCTTCAAAAAGCAAAATTAA
- the uvrA gene encoding excinuclease ABC subunit A: MKIKGARVNNLKNISCTIPAEKITIITGISGSGKSSLAFDTIYAEGQRRYVDCLSTYARQFIERVQKPDVDEIIGIQPAIAVEQKNNVKNSRSTVGSISEINDYLKLLFAKCGTIFCPRCGVEAQKFSPQSLADYLCEKYGGKTVISFIPLSSISFANDEEILENLQKKGFTRILKGNQLKRIDELEKNSFGINEEIEVVSDRFEISHKFLSRITESIESAFQHKSSKWGILTKEKKKKIFNLYLSCPECGQEFNEFTPSQFSFNSPAGACEKCHGFGRIIDYDIDKIIPDKNKPIKEGAVAPWNSPAYEDFYILLRRAFLKNGISFSSSFNDLPENGKRILLDGSGDFPGIRGFFKLLEDKRYKLHIRVFLAKYRMYEICPHCNGSRLKGDALIVKIRDKNIYEIQQMPIKELKDFFASTYFDEEKFKPAQVIVKEIRSRIDYLYNVGLGYLTLDRQARTLSGGEMQRINLSKALGAFLTGTLYVLDEPTVGLHPRDTDKLKKVLFTLSKRGNTLVIVEHDESVISMADHIIDLGPGAGEKGGEVVFEGTFEELKKDRSSLTAQYLGMPPTMAVKKKESFPTKFIALYDVRKNNIKGENFKVPLNMLVSITGVSGSGKSTFLKEIFYPAIKRAKAGLEIKRKNLSKIEGVENIDDVILVDQSPPGKSARSNPVTYVKAYGEIRKIMAKTREAKKVGIKEVDFSFNAGNGRCEKCLGLGVEKIEMQFLADLNIICEECNGTGFKEKILSIKNKGKNIFDILNMTVFEAIDFFSDEEKITEKLAILEEMGLGYLRLGQKTSTLSGGESQRLKLAGLLSGKKKSAKYLFLFDEPTTGLHMADVENLVKVFRKMIAEGHSVVTIEHNPDFILQSDYIIDLGPEGGDEGGRIVCEGNLDDIITCGRSYTGRYLLERLSMSKNKDRMEERNEIIQ, from the coding sequence ATGAAAATAAAAGGGGCAAGAGTCAATAACCTGAAAAACATCTCCTGCACAATCCCTGCAGAGAAGATTACTATTATAACGGGAATTTCAGGTTCTGGAAAATCTTCACTTGCCTTTGATACGATTTATGCGGAAGGGCAAAGGAGGTATGTTGATTGCCTTTCTACATATGCACGCCAATTTATTGAAAGAGTTCAAAAACCTGATGTTGATGAAATAATTGGAATACAGCCGGCAATTGCAGTTGAGCAGAAGAATAATGTAAAAAATTCCCGGTCAACAGTCGGCAGTATTAGTGAGATTAATGATTATTTGAAGCTTTTATTTGCCAAATGCGGCACAATATTCTGTCCTCGATGTGGAGTTGAAGCACAAAAATTTTCGCCGCAAAGTTTAGCCGATTATCTTTGTGAAAAATATGGGGGGAAAACGGTTATTTCCTTTATTCCTTTGTCTTCCATTTCCTTTGCCAACGATGAAGAGATACTTGAAAATCTCCAAAAAAAGGGATTTACAAGAATCCTTAAAGGAAATCAGTTGAAAAGAATCGATGAGCTTGAGAAGAATTCTTTTGGCATTAACGAAGAGATAGAAGTTGTCTCTGATAGATTCGAAATATCGCATAAATTCCTTTCAAGGATAACAGAAAGCATTGAATCAGCTTTTCAACATAAAAGCTCAAAATGGGGTATCCTTACAAAAGAAAAAAAAAAGAAGATTTTCAATTTATATTTAAGTTGTCCTGAATGCGGACAGGAATTTAATGAATTTACACCTTCCCAATTTTCGTTCAATTCTCCTGCAGGCGCTTGTGAGAAATGTCATGGTTTTGGGAGGATTATAGATTATGATATTGATAAAATTATCCCTGATAAAAATAAGCCTATAAAAGAAGGCGCTGTAGCACCTTGGAATTCGCCTGCTTATGAAGATTTTTATATTCTTTTACGGCGGGCTTTTCTGAAAAATGGAATTTCCTTCTCGTCTTCTTTCAATGACCTTCCTGAAAATGGGAAAAGAATTCTTCTCGATGGTAGTGGGGATTTCCCGGGCATAAGAGGTTTTTTTAAATTACTTGAAGATAAAAGGTATAAACTGCATATAAGAGTTTTTTTGGCTAAATATCGAATGTATGAGATATGTCCTCACTGCAATGGAAGCCGCTTAAAGGGTGATGCCCTTATTGTGAAGATAAGAGATAAAAACATCTATGAGATACAGCAAATGCCTATTAAAGAACTCAAAGATTTTTTTGCTTCCACATATTTTGATGAAGAAAAGTTCAAACCTGCACAGGTGATAGTGAAAGAAATCAGAAGTCGAATCGATTATCTCTACAATGTAGGGCTCGGATATTTGACTCTTGATAGGCAGGCAAGAACTTTGAGCGGGGGAGAGATGCAGAGAATAAATCTTTCAAAGGCTTTGGGAGCCTTTTTGACTGGTACGCTGTATGTCCTTGATGAGCCAACAGTAGGGCTGCATCCCCGTGATACTGATAAACTAAAAAAAGTGCTTTTCACATTGAGTAAGCGGGGCAATACATTGGTTATTGTCGAGCATGATGAATCAGTGATAAGTATGGCAGACCATATAATAGACCTTGGTCCGGGTGCTGGCGAAAAAGGAGGAGAGGTAGTTTTTGAAGGGACATTTGAAGAATTGAAAAAGGATCGCAGTTCTCTGACGGCCCAATATCTCGGTATGCCGCCTACTATGGCTGTCAAAAAAAAAGAATCATTCCCAACAAAATTTATTGCTCTTTATGATGTAAGAAAAAATAACATCAAAGGAGAGAATTTTAAAGTTCCACTAAATATGCTTGTATCTATTACAGGAGTTTCCGGCTCTGGGAAATCGACGTTTCTCAAAGAGATATTTTATCCGGCAATAAAAAGAGCTAAAGCTGGCTTGGAAATAAAGAGAAAAAATCTTTCCAAAATAGAGGGGGTAGAAAATATTGATGATGTGATTTTGGTTGACCAATCTCCTCCGGGAAAATCTGCCCGCTCTAATCCTGTTACCTATGTGAAGGCTTACGGAGAAATAAGGAAAATAATGGCAAAGACGAGAGAGGCAAAAAAGGTGGGGATTAAGGAGGTAGATTTTTCCTTCAATGCTGGAAATGGAAGGTGTGAAAAATGTTTAGGCCTTGGAGTTGAAAAGATTGAGATGCAGTTCTTGGCGGACCTTAACATTATCTGTGAAGAGTGTAATGGCACAGGATTTAAAGAGAAAATTTTATCGATAAAAAATAAGGGAAAAAATATTTTTGATATTCTCAATATGACTGTTTTTGAAGCAATTGATTTTTTTTCTGATGAAGAAAAGATTACAGAAAAGCTTGCTATTCTTGAAGAGATGGGCCTTGGATATCTTCGACTTGGACAAAAAACATCAACTCTAAGCGGTGGTGAATCACAGAGACTCAAACTTGCAGGGCTTTTGTCTGGAAAGAAAAAATCGGCGAAATATTTATTTCTTTTTGATGAGCCAACAACTGGACTTCATATGGCAGATGTTGAAAATTTGGTGAAAGTGTTTAGAAAAATGATTGCAGAAGGGCACTCTGTAGTGACTATTGAACATAATCCTGATTTTATACTTCAATCAGACTATATAATTGATTTGGGACCGGAAGGAGGAGACGAAGGGGGGAGAATAGTGTGTGAAGGTAATCTTGATGATATAATTACCTGTGGACGGTCTTATACAGGTAGGTATCTTCTTGAAAGATTAAGTATGTCAAAAAATAAAGATAGGATGGAGGAGAGAAATGAAATCATTCAATAA
- a CDS encoding thiolase family protein — protein MENVVIVSGVRTPFGNYGGIMKDFTPAQLGGMVLKEVLKRIDLDPSKVEEVAFGVNLPGSDRSIGRQAMLNAGIPDTVPAYSIDRACCSSIAAIGLEAQNIKLGEISIAAVAGAENMSGVPYFIHEARWGKRIGDIVLQDQLVIKCPYSGVPRAVQAGKEAVEFEITREEQDKWALRSHQLWKKAFEEGKFKDEIMPISIPQKKGDPIIMDKDEPPRPDTTLEKLAKLKTVYDSPTVTPGNAPGLNTGGSAAVLMSESKAKELGIKPLATIISHVRGAGHPQKIGSIPGYTAQKALQKAGLTIDDIDLIEINEAFAAMPLISTKILGDGDPAKVEKIREKTNVNGGAIAIGHPTGATGIRLVITLAFELNRRGGGYGLATICGGIGQGEACIIKV, from the coding sequence ATGGAAAATGTTGTAATTGTAAGTGGTGTTAGAACTCCCTTTGGAAACTATGGCGGAATAATGAAGGATTTTACCCCGGCACAGTTAGGCGGAATGGTTTTAAAAGAGGTATTGAAGAGGATTGATTTAGATCCATCAAAAGTTGAAGAAGTCGCTTTTGGTGTAAATCTTCCCGGATCGGATAGGTCGATTGGAAGACAAGCAATGCTCAATGCAGGCATCCCTGACACAGTACCTGCTTATTCAATTGACCGCGCCTGCTGTTCAAGTATTGCCGCTATAGGACTTGAAGCTCAGAATATCAAACTTGGCGAAATATCCATAGCGGCAGTGGCAGGAGCTGAGAATATGAGCGGCGTCCCCTATTTTATCCATGAAGCAAGGTGGGGAAAAAGAATAGGCGATATCGTCCTTCAGGACCAGCTTGTTATCAAATGCCCTTATTCAGGTGTTCCTCGAGCAGTTCAGGCAGGAAAGGAAGCAGTGGAATTTGAAATTACGAGAGAAGAACAGGATAAATGGGCATTACGCAGCCATCAGTTATGGAAAAAAGCATTTGAAGAAGGAAAATTCAAAGATGAGATTATGCCAATTTCCATTCCTCAAAAAAAAGGTGATCCCATTATTATGGATAAAGATGAACCTCCTCGCCCTGATACAACACTCGAAAAATTGGCTAAACTCAAAACTGTCTATGATAGTCCCACTGTAACCCCGGGAAATGCTCCCGGCTTGAATACAGGTGGAAGCGCCGCAGTGTTGATGAGCGAATCAAAGGCAAAGGAGTTGGGAATTAAGCCCCTTGCAACAATCATTTCACATGTCAGAGGAGCAGGACATCCACAGAAAATCGGCTCAATTCCCGGCTACACCGCGCAAAAGGCACTTCAAAAAGCAGGGTTGACCATCGATGATATCGACCTAATAGAAATAAACGAGGCATTTGCCGCTATGCCTCTAATCTCAACAAAAATACTTGGGGACGGCGACCCAGCAAAAGTTGAAAAGATTAGAGAAAAAACAAATGTCAATGGTGGAGCAATAGCTATAGGCCATCCAACAGGCGCCACAGGTATAAGACTTGTTATTACTCTGGCATTTGAGCTCAACAGGCGCGGCGGAGGATATGGCCTTGCAACAATCTGCGGCGGCATCGGACAGGGTGAAGCTTGTATTATCAAAGTTTGA